The following DNA comes from Nicotiana sylvestris chromosome 10, ASM39365v2, whole genome shotgun sequence.
ACAGTGTTTCGTGGATCCTATGCAAAGTAAAGAATCTAACACAGTTTGCAAGTTTGTGGTGCAGTTGTTCTCCTGTTGTCTCTAAttaattttctttcagtttggTCAAGATGGTGTGGCAAATGAAATTataaacaaacaaaaactttCCCCAGTTACAaagaaaaaacttcagctctagagctgaagcttacaaacaaaaacttgccagttacaaacaaaaactacagacagttacaaaacaaaaacttcaggtCTAGAGCttaagcttacaaacaaaaacttcgccagttacaaacaaaaacttcaactctagagctgaagttcgacagttacaaaacaaaaacttcagctctagagctgaacatcaggcccggctactagaatgttgaggttttgcgtgattgtctttgctacttcagccccgtatgctgaagttatgtgaaaaagcgggtacgcttgcaattttttttgcaaagcaggcacaagttaaaacatgacacaaaaagcgggtatagatgcaaatccccccATTTGAAGGTGCTATATTCACTAGCAAATCTCTGTTTTGTAAATTACTCATACCAAGTCTCTTTTAAACCTAATTTCAGAGTATATGTTCAGAAGATAAGGAAACACCTCTAGAAAGCATACAActttcatgaaataattatagcaCCCGAGGTGTGATGCCAGTAGTCAATGAAGGAAAGGAGAACAATGAGATATTAAGTTCAAATCTCAATAGAGGCGAAAAACATTAAGTGATTTCTATTCAAGGTGCACTTTTGATGGCATGCAGCAGCTAACTAATCATACAATACAAGTGTCTTTCATACCTAACTTCAGAATATCTATTAAAAAAACATGTAAATACATCCAGAAAGCATGCAACTTTTCATGAAATAATTACATTACTGCTCAGCTTGAAAACAATTTCGCAACGTATCATCTAAAATTTCAGTAACAACAGAAATCTACCAACAAAAGCTCAGATGGGTACGTATCGTTTCACGGCCTGTTTCGCTGCAACACTGAGGCCAACAACAGAACCACCAATAACCCCAGCAACAGCCGCCGATCTCAGCCCCGCCGCTGCCCTATAAAAAGCTCCAGTCCCTAAACCCGCCACCACGCTATTGATCACATCATCCGTATCCCTAATCGCCACCATTCCACTCTCCATACCCGCATAAATCAGCCCAATTATTCCGACCCGGTTCCCGAATTTCCTTCCCGTATGACCTGACCCGTTTAAGATCCTGTTAACCCGGAGCTTTAAGGTATCCCCTGGCTCGGAAGCTTTTACGCCTTCGATGAATCCCTTACCGGCGCCGAGGACAGAACCGGAGAGGTAACCGATGCCGGTGAAGTACGTTAGGTTTTCTCCCCATGATCGGCGTTGTGCGAGAGATTCTTCTTGGAAGAGGAATTCAGGGGAGGTGGGGAGTTTGTAAAGGTTTTGTATAGGGACTTGGAGATCTTGGTATGGGTTATAGAGCCGCCGTTTCTGGCCGTCGCCGTCGTTGTCTCCGGCGTGATGTGCCATGGCCGTTCGGATTTACTTCTAagattagggtttagggtttaggaaTGTTAGAATTTGAGTAATTGGAGAGACACGTATAGAAAGAGAGAAGTGGTACCGAGGTTTCTCGTACGTTGGACCTAAAATAGAGTGACGTGCTCTAGCGGCGATTTCTAGGGAAATTTTATGGGTGTGTCcgctaaaaaaatattttcaattggttgatttaaatatttttcttattaatttattttccGAGAAAAAAAATTTTTctagtaaaaaaagaaaaaatatttttcaaaacttcttCTTAACTTTCCCACCATATTCTTCATCCCCACTAACCCACCCACCTTACCCTAACCCCCACCGCCACTTACCCACCCCTCACCCCTTCACCCTCTATCCTAAATGAAaatctatctataattaaaagtAGAAGACAAAAACACctcatgaagccaaatggcagaacaatagaatgacacatgtcataattagttattggttattctttttaatttaaatatatctatattaataaatatagatttcttatcaatctataattaaaagcagaagacaaaagcacctcatgaaaccaaatggcagaacaatagaatgacacatggcataattagttattaaattagttattggttattctttttaatttaaatatatctatattaataaatatagatttcttatctatatctatattaataattaactataataaaaaaaaagctaTAAAAAACGGGGAAAAAACAGAagaaactacccattcaaatcggagaatagtttcaagttggagttttaaataattaaaataaaaaaaagatatcttataattaactataataaaaaaatgaaaatataaatatataagaaaataactacccattcaaattggtagttatttttaattaataattagttattggttattatttttgaatttaaatatatataaaaaacaagtagtaatcttatttattttccggtgtttggtacgcaaattaaggaaaatgacttctcaagagtattcataaataatctataatctataattaaaagcagaagacaaaagcacctcatgaagccaaatggcagaacaatagaatgacacatggcataattagttattaaattagttattggttattctttttaatttaaatatatctatattaataaatatagatttcttatctatatctatattaataattaactataataaaaaaataaaaatctatctataattaaaagcagaagacaAAAACACTTCATGAAGCCAAATGGCAGAACAATAGAATGacacatggcataattagttattaaattagttattggttattctttttaatttaaatatatctatattaatagatttcttatctatctataattaaaagcagaagacaaaagcacctcatgaagccaaatggcagaacaatagaatgacacatggcataattagttattaaattagttattggttattctttttaatttaaatatatctatattaataaatatagatttcgtatctatatctatattaataattaactataataaaaaaataaaaataaaatatataaaaaaataactacccattcaaattgggtgggagtagtttcaagttggaatttttaaattattttaaaatcaaaacgcaaaaaaaaaataaagctatAAACTACggaaaaaaacagaagaaaaactacccattcaaatcggggaatagtttcaagttggagttttaaaataattaaaataaaaaaagatatcttataattaactataataaaaaaatgaaaatataaatatataagaaaataactacccattcaaattggtagttattttaaattaataattagttattggttattatttttgaatttaaatatatataaaaaatgaaaataaaacaaatacaaaactaccatatatatatatatatatatatatatatatatatatattggttactttatttaaattaataaatatagatatcttataattaactataatataaaaacgaaaatataaatatataaaaaaataactacccattcaaattgggcgGGAGTATTTTCAAGTTTgagcttttaaattatttttttaaaaaagcaaaaaaaaaagctataaaaaacgaaaaagaagagaagaaaaactacccatcCAAATCGGGAGTAGCTTCAAAtgtgagatttaaaataaaaaacaaaattaaaaaaataataaattatcaattcaaattggagagtagttttaagttggagttttaaaattatttgaaaataaaaaaataaaaataaagaaataaaaaaaacttcagagaaaaatattaaataacgtaatatgctaatgaaactttctattaacaatgtagtagcattaaatatttgaaaatataataaagaaaaatacataacaaaaaagttattcgatGCGCTGCCTGCATAGTCCCGTTAGTTAAACAAAGATTTTATTCACTAAAATTTAGATAATCTATATATTACTAATAAGAGAGGAAAAAGCCCTTTCGTTAATCCAAGTGGCAGCTTAAAAAAAGCCACATGACATAATTAGTTactaaatttattatttagttaataattaattattggttattccttttgaatttaaatatatataaaaaacgaaaataaaaaaaatataaaactaccatatatatatatatatattaattgattactttatttgaattaataaatatagatatcttataattaactatataaaaacgaaattataaatataaaaaaaactacccattcaaattgggtggaagtagtttcaagttggagtttttagattattttaaaataaaaaagcaaaaaaaaaaactataaaaaacaaaaaaaaaaagagaagaaaaactacccattcaaatcggggagtagtttcaagttggagttttaaaataattataaaataaaaatagatatcttataattaactataattagaaaatgaaaatataaatatataaaatagtaaCTACccgttcaaattgggtgggagtagtttcaagttggagtttttaaattattttaaaataaaaaagctataataaacaaaaaaaaaagagaaaaaaaactacccattcaaattggggagtagttcaagttggagttttaatataaaaacaaaattaaaaaaataataaattactaATTCcaattggggagtagttttaagttggagttttaaaattatttaaaaataaaaaaaacaaaaataaagtaataaaaaaaaacttcagagaaAAATACTAAATAACGTAATATGCTAATGAGACTTTCTATTAACAAAGTAATAGTATTAAATATTGAaagatataataaagaaaaatacataacaaaaacgTTATTCGATGCGCTGCCTATATAAGTCCCGTTAGTTTAACATAGATTTTATTCACtaaaatttagataatattattaagaacaacagaataaaatttaaaataaaaaaaatcaatagtaataaattatatatcttctcatatattacaaaaagaaagcgaatactaaatattgtttaatataataaagaaaaatagaacaaaaaagttattcactTACTATATAAGTACGTTTGATTTAATAGAGATTTCATTATTGGgtatatcgtattgacaaacaagATGACAATTGAATTTTATTAAAGCAATACGATCTAATAGGATCAAACAAGCCTgatcataatttaatttaattaatatttttttaatattgaccgtGCATCGCGCGGGTACGACTACTAGTATTATTAAGAACAACAGAATCTATATATTactaaaaggagaggaaaaagccCTTTCGTTAAGTCAAGTGGCAGCCTAAAAAAAAGCCACATGACATAATTAGTTactaaatttattatttagttaataattaattattggttattctttttgaatttaaatatatataaaaaatgaaaataataaaaaaatataaaactaccatatatatatatatatatatatatatatatatatatatatatatatatatatattaattgattactttatttgaattaataaatatagatatcttataattaactatataaaaaacgaaaatataaatataaaaattactacccattcaaattgggtggaagtagtttcaagttggagtttttagattattttaaaataaaaaagcaaaaaaaaaatctataaaaaaaaaaagaagaagaaaaactacccattcaaatcggggagtagtttcaagttggagttttaaaataattttaaaataaaaatagttatcttataattaactataattagaaaatgaaaataaaaatatataaaaaagtaactactgtcacacctccttttttcgcccccgcgGGGGTACGTAGGGAGttctttccaattaaaggacaatcgaaacgggatttatttatttattttagagtcgccacttgggagatttagggtgtcccaagtcaccaattttaatcccgaatcgaggaaaagaatgactctgtattacagtccgcgaaccagaaatccggataaggaattctgttaacccgggagaaggtattaggcattcccgaattccgtggttttagcacggtcgctcaattgtcatatttggctcatttatctgatttttaaacaattaagaacttatatgcaaatttaacttttaaaaccgcttttatcattatttattttatacaaaattgcaacgtcgtgaaaacgcatctcgaaccacgccacaaccagtgcacacgtgatttttttgacgcattttgacttcgtcaagatcgtgatttgggttacataaatgtacacccgtatttaagaaaataaccttattaaatatgcgccaaaatactacgcgttatgatactattatgtaggactgtgaattttactaaatcgcccatctcggaatctaggtattttcttatattaaaaaaaaataagattggaggactgcaattttttgtattatttatatttatttattttttagcgagatcctcccttatttttatgaataccctttaatgactacatctttattattactaagtttgtatataattatgaagtcaatctctacatacttaaaaataacatattaattactaatttaaaacgaatattaatggaaagtaatattactaaaattataattacaaacaacatggaattgtcaaaaaataattaaaaaaactaattatcccatagttggattaaaattcatattgttagtatgatttaagtttattgaaattaattatttgcaaatactgaaaattggaaaaaaaaaacttggttactaaaccatatttctaaaaattaaacaatttaaccttaactaaccttgttttaattcacatcatgtcctaatacttgattggcaaactaattcatgttttaactgaaattaactacatgattccgattaacttaacgttgacaaaaaaccttacgttgacaaaaaaccttatgaataaggaactcagtcaatttttgccaaactgattcaataacgccattttttacgttatttcttctattttgattattaaacagttttaattagtaatcaggcttaaatatatttcctaataatccggttaaggcgttatttaatatatcgctataacatgcctaattatgccaaatgacagtgatttacagaataataatacatgaataatctaaatacaatacaaaaaaaattaaaactaaattaaaaatttaacactccattcttcatttcggcttacaaaatgccaaaattacagttgtgtacctgatattggaaacaaaagaagataaagatgagaatcagcagcagtaataacaatacagcacagcaacaacagtccagcagcagtaacaacccaggaacagagtttgcaaaccagtggagcagtaatcccaaaaaacaaaagcttcaagctttgatgaaacaacaattaattctgatttcaaacaatgaaagaaagcagaagattttttttttagtttttattttttattttttaagtttaaatatttttcggaattttctctctcctaaatgttcagcccttttttctctctcttattttctttctgttcttctcTATATTCAGATTAGTTCTCTTATCTGTATTCTCTCTATCTGTCTGTGTGTTTTTTGTGTTCCCtcaaatctgatttcaagacttctacttatatcacatctcataaatcttttaatcaattaaaatcaacccattttctctaccaaacccattatcttccaactcatccccattacattaaataaatatatcataccacccattatattttgtccctcatgcctaacataaacaaatacaagattctcccacactaaaatttgtcttgtccccctttatattaaataactatatcacaacccaccccatttcattttgtcccccatgcttcacataaaatattacaaaatgtacaattcctaaactacccctccgaccttattgcaattaccattttacccctgaacgtactacaaattaccaaactaccccatcaactataacaatcaattaatcaaacttaaccaaaatatagacaatatgatcaatttctaacaatgtttaaacaacaaatcacatgaacatgatttcttcaatatttcaacaacaaatcacatgaacatgatttcttcaacatttcaacaacaaatcacatgaacacaaattgaacaacaaagaacaactaaaatttgattgaacaatattttagcaacaaacaatcctattttcggattcaacaacaacaacaaacaagtatatttagatttctaaattcaatcatattgaacttaaaattaactctaacaacattacaaccaacaattcctatattaaacttagacaagattatgagacaaattcaagaaataatcataaatgataaacaagaaatcaaactatacaaatttcggattcaagatcaaccaaacaaagtatgaacatgaatgaatctattttttttaaaacaacaaacatgacggattaaatgactaaACCAAcataaataatttctggaaaatatataacaacatgaaacaaattgaagaaataatcaattaaatttcaatttgaatctaacaaacatcaaactaacaaattcttacctaaacaataaaacaaccatgaaataaacatggaaaatcactaattaactttccatttgaaatctgaaaattaattcaatcaaaacacatgaacacactagaaaattatttcaacgatgaacaacgaacaaaacaagaatcaaatatttaacgattttaacttcgagaaatataaaaacgaaatatggacaaaaataaaactcaaaaacaactaaccggagatgaatcaacgacgaactcgactaAACAAACGACGAACTTGACTATGtagggactgttttgacgagcctcgaccaaagctcgaacaaatgacgatgaaGACGAAGGCAAGATGAAGAAGCAGCCACAACGTTAGTGAGGCAGTAGCAACTCGTCATTTGCTCGACGTGAAGGCAGTATGAAGCAGCTGCAATGGTGAGCTCAAGCTGGAATGGAGCAGCAACTGGTCGACGCCGAGCAGCAGCAGCTCGACGAGGCAGGAGCTGGAGCAGTTGGAACGGCGAAGAAGTAGTCGCGACAGCCGCGGCGACGGAGTCGGAAGAAGCAGTCGCGACAGCAGCCATGGCGGAAGTCTTTATTTTTTTGGAGGAGGAAATGACGCAGTGACATTTGTattgaagtgaggaagaagaagcagtagGGTCAGCCATGGCTGGTCGTTTGGACTTGAGGTTGAAGGcaaccatggacgtcgagctcaagcttgagctcgacgagcttcatgaatggcggatagggctgggGTCGTTTAGTCGAGTcggggtcgtgagggtgacgtgcgtgtgtgtgtgtagccatggctgcttgaggttgaaggcaaagggaagccatgggaggtggggtttggaggttggagaagatgaagcaaagtgagggggggcgggtagtttagtgtttaggttagggttttttgatttttttttctttttgtttttgttttatttttgaaatgcaagataataagggtgttgggttatggactgggtcggcccattttgaaatggactgggtcgtttgggaagattgggccattttttgggcctgtggcttgaaatcgaagaagagacccaattccgactttctttatattttgctctcttttcttcttttatttttctaaaactaaaattataaaaatacttgaattattattaagaactaaattaagttataaaagcgcaaattaactcccaataacaattaacgcacaattaagtaataattaagcataaaattgtatatttggacattaaatgctaaaaatgcaaacgatgcctatttttgtaaatttttattttttgtaaacaaacttaattactaacaaattgtagaattaaatcctacatgcaaaatgcgacatatttttgtattttttattaatttagcaaataaacatgcacagacaaatacaaataattattcaaaatatcacaaaatatcacaaaattgcacaccaaggaaaattattttatttttgaatttttggggagtaattctcatattgggcaaaaatcacgtgcttacagctgcccctctttgcccgaagacacgtagggttttcgtgcaaagataaagcgagcgatttttgcccatccgagtactccgtgtgaagcatttttgaaaaagatttgaccgaacctttgcttcaaaggtttcctacatatataataaattaccaattcaaattggggagtagttttaaaattatttaaatataaaaaaacaaaaataaagtaataaaaaaacttcagagaaaaatattaaataacgtaATATGCTAATGAAACTTTCTATTAACAAAGTAATAGTATTAAATATTGAaagatataataaagaaaaatacataacaaaaacgTTATTCGATGCGCTGCCTGTATAAGTCCCGTTAGTTTAACATAGATTTTATTCACtaaaatttagataatattattaagaacaacataataaaatttaaaataaaaaaaattcaatagtAATAAATTATATATCTTCTCATATATTACAAAAAAAGAAAGCGAATACTAAATATTGtttaatataataaagaaaaatagaacaaaaaagttattcactGACTATATAAGTACGTTTGATTTAATAGAGATTTCATTATTGGgtatatcgtattgacaaacaagATGACAATTGAATTTTATTAAAGCAATACGATCTAATAGGATCAAACAAGCCTgatcataatttaatttaattaatattttttttaatattgaccgcgcatcgcgcgggtacgacTACTAGTATTATTaataatactttcttttcatgttatagatagattttttttttcatttcaacaaatgagtATTTTTGTATGATTTacgtttttctttcattttaacaaaaaaaactcTTTCtcttcatgatgtagaaaaagtattttcttttatttcaaccaaaaaagtattttctttgcATGATgtaaattttttttcatttcaacaaaatgagtatttcttttcatgatataaaaaagttttttcttttaatactttattttcatgttgtagaaagagtATTTTTGTTTAGTTATGGAACAAAAATTTCAACGTTATTTTTGCGTAATAAAGTAAAGCAGCATATTAGTTCCTTTGGGTTTGTGTGaatttttagaagaataattaaatttttgaagaaaatagtGTCCTGAAAATATTGGGTATTTGGAGGAGGGGGGAGGTGGAAGGAACAAGAAAACATGGGGACTTAGGGAAGGGGGAGGGGGtgaggagagtagcataaaaaatatttttctactctctaaccaaacactagaaaatgttttccagaaaaaaaaaattcactcaCCAACCAAATAAGAAAAAATCAGTGACAAAACCATTCATTTTCCATGAAAACGTAAATATTTTCCATGTATTTTAGTTCATACTAAACACACCCTGTATTACTTGAGTTATAATGATATTTGGGGTAGGTTTAAAATAGTCCTTTAAATATGCTTATTTCTTTAAATTTGCTAAGCACCACATTTTTTTTTGGGTATTTAGAGATTTTATATACCagtgaaaaagaagtatttacaAGCAATTCTAAAAATCCCTCAGTGTAGGCAAGAATGCCCCTCTCTATGATCTACCCAACTACAAAGCTTCAAAATTTATAACAGTCATAACTACTACATTCATAACTAGCAGCAACTAAGGATAGTAATTTATTCTGTTTAAATGACCTGCTATTCTGCTACTGCCTGCACCTCGAACATGTACATCTTGAACAATATGTCTCACCAGAGTAGCATCTTCTCTCCTTCTACCTTGAAATAGCCGTTGGTTCCTTTCTTGCTAGACATACTATGCACATCCAGCCAAACTCATTCTATAGATCTCTGCCTTGTCATTTTTACCATTCATGAACTAGATCGCCCAAGCTTTCTCATCCACCTACCCCATTGCTTGTCTATCCACACCCTACCATCTTAGCAATTGATTCCATATTGAAGCAGCAAATGAGCACTTGAAGAATAAGTGGATTACAGATTCAACTTCTACATCACATAAAGGACATATAATATTACTCGTCACTCCCCATTTTACCGGTCTATCTCTGGTTTATAACCTTTCATGGGCCACCATTCTAAGCAAAAAGATCCATTTTGGACATTCCATATTATTATAAACTACTCTATTACATGGAACCTTTTGAAACTCCCCTCTTAGCTTTATATACAGCTCCCTAATAAAGAACTGTTGTATCTTCATTAGTTCATCAAATGAAATGCCTGCTTGCTCCAAGAACTCTTTAGCTTTAAGGATTTTGTTCACCATCCACAATGTTTTTTAGCATATATTCCCCAAAAAGGTTTTCTTTTTATGTAATAAGTATGTAAACTATTGAATTTATAGTCTATCTTTCTTCTTACGGAGATTCCAGTAATGCTTACAAATTGCTACTTTATTCCATAATGCTATATCTATCACATTTAGTCCACCAGTCGACTTAGGTAAACACACTTTATCCCAAGATAATAAAAATTTCATGCTTAATTCATTTCCACCCGTCCACAAAAACTTCGTACATGCAGTCTCAACCAATGTAATAATCTTTTTAGGTAATACAAAAATTTGTGACCAGAAAGCCTGTACAGAAAATAAAATACTTTCAATAAGCTGACTCACCCTGCATAAGACAAGTATTTTGTAGTCCAAGAGGTAACCCTTctgtcatgaccccggttcgcccttcgtgaactatcgtgacggcacccaGTCTCTACGACAAAGTAAGCCTAAAAATGcgaaagataaaccaatttgcggaagaaaaacaatttaaatctgaaatagtaaaataaaacagcgtttaaaagtgcctctcggcatacacaatatcaactctcaaaaactaatacattttccaaaacccggaatctcatgatcacaagcctttgaatgtctacaagcatctaactccagaatgtctaataaagaaacgaaaatacagaagggctaatacaaaagggagagtagaaagggatgcggcaaatatacctcggagtctcttcAAGCACCTCGTTTCAAGCGTGATAAGTATGAGTataagtacctggatctgcacatgaaaaacatgcgcagaaagggcatgagtacactacagcggtactcagtaagtgccaagcctaacctcggtcggatagtgacgaggaaggtcaggatcCTACTGAGGTTAGATAAAATATAAGGTTTGACAGTGTAGAacaaaacaatataaataagtacaacagtaaaataatACAGGATATAAAGTATAGCAACAACTACAACAGAGGCCAAGTAAGcacagaaagaaatacggctCAATACAaggataacaaccggggatctcccaggataccgtcctgtagttccaaatataaatatccggtagatctcccgggataccgtcccgtagtccaacacataatgcaaggggatctcccggaataccgatccgtagtcccaaatataaatactcagtacagggggaatctaccggatgtagtcccgtagttccaatgtaaatgtgtagggggatctcctggaataccgttccgtagtcccaaagtaaacatacaggaggatctcccgggataccgtc
Coding sequences within:
- the LOC104220146 gene encoding mitochondrial import inner membrane translocase subunit TIM23-2-like, whose product is MAHHAGDNDGDGQKRRLYNPYQDLQVPIQNLYKLPTSPEFLFQEESLAQRRSWGENLTYFTGIGYLSGSVLGAGKGFIEGVKASEPGDTLKLRVNRILNGSGHTGRKFGNRVGIIGLIYAGMESGMVAIRDTDDVINSVVAGLGTGAFYRAAAGLRSAAVAGVIGGSVVGLSVAAKQAVKRYVPI